A window of Hordeum vulgare subsp. vulgare unplaced genomic scaffold, MorexV3_pseudomolecules_assembly, whole genome shotgun sequence genomic DNA:
CCGTAGCTCAAGTAGTAACTACTTTCCATGAGGAGGGGGCCATGGAATACACTATTGTAGTAGCTGAAATGGCGGATTCACCTGCTACATTACAATACCTCGCTCCTTATACGGGAGCAGCCCTGGCTGAGTATTTTATGTACCGCGAACGGCATACTTTAATAATTTATGATGATCTCTCCAAACAGGCACAAGCTTATCGCCAAATGTCCCTTCTATTAAGAAGACCTCCCGGCCGTGAGGCTTATCCAGGGGATGTTTTTTATTTGCATTCACGCCTTTTAGAAAGAGCCGCTAAATTAAATTCTCTTTTAGGCGAAGGAAGTATGACCGCTTTACCAATAGTTGAGACTCAATCTGGAGACGTTTCCGCCTATATTCCTACTAATGTAATCTCCATTACAGATGGACAAATATTCTTATCGGCGGATCTATTCAATGCCGGAATTCGACCCGCTATTAATGTGGGTATTTCTGTTTCCAGAGTAGGATCCGCGGCTCAAATTAAAGCCATGAAACAAGTAGCTGGCAAATCAAAATTGGAACTAGCTCAATTCGCAGAGTTACAAGCCTTTGCACAATTCGCCTCTGCTCTCGATAAAACAAGTCAGAATCAATTGGCAAGGGGTCGACGATTAAGGGAATTGCTTAAACAATCCCAGGCAAATCCTCTCCCAGTGGAAGAGCAGATAGCTACTATTTATACCGGAACAAGAGGATATCTTGATTCGTTAGAAATCGAACAGGTAAATAAATTTCTGGATGAGTTACGTAAACACCTAAAAGATACTAAACCTCAATTCCAAGAAATTATATCTTCTAGCAAGACATTCACCGAGCAAGCGGAAATCCTTTTGAAGGAAGCTATTCAGGAACAGCTGGAACGGTTTTCCCTTCAGTAACAAATAAATTTGGCATATCTACTCTTGTTATTTTGCATGTCTACTCTTGTTATTTGAATCATGCAaaaaagttttctttgtttttagttTAGTATAGTTATTTAAAGAATAGATAGAAATAAGATTGCGTCCAATAGGATTTGAACCTATACCAAAGGTTTAGAAGACCTCTGTCCTATCCATTAGACAATGGACGCTTTTCTTTCgtattttattctttcttttattctttcttttatttgttgtcttcttccgagAAAAAACTGTTAGACCAAAACTCTTTTAGGAAATCAAAAAATCCAGATACAAATGGATGATGTATATATCATGCATATATCATTAAAGAAGGAGTATGGGGCCGGTAGTGGGAATCGAACCCGCAACCCCAAGGTTATGAGACTTATGAGCTACCAAACTGCTCTATACTCTTAAACTAAAGAGGGGTAACTAGTGGATAAAAGAGGGTTCGATACGTCCCTCTACCATATCTATACAAATAGAATAGTCCATTTATACAGAATGGTAAAGAGGGCTCCTCTATGATTATCAATTCCAGAAATCCATACAAATACGAAAGGGTATTTTATCCTTACCAACTGGATCTTGTTGCACCCGGTAATAAACATTCATAAACCATTTCTCGAA
This region includes:
- the LOC123420286 gene encoding ATP synthase subunit alpha, chloroplastic, encoding MATLRVDEIHKILRERIEQYNRKVGIENIGRVVQVGDGIARIIGLGEIMSGELVQFAEGTRGIALNLESKNVGIVLMGDGLMIQEGSFVKATGRIAQIPVSEAYLGRVVNALAKPIDGKGEIIASESRLIESPAPSIISRRSVYEPLQTGLIAIDSMIPIGRGQRELIIGDRQTGKTAVATDTILNQKGQGVICVYVAIGQRASSVAQVVTTFHEEGAMEYTIVVAEMADSPATLQYLAPYTGAALAEYFMYRERHTLIIYDDLSKQAQAYRQMSLLLRRPPGREAYPGDVFYLHSRLLERAAKLNSLLGEGSMTALPIVETQSGDVSAYIPTNVISITDGQIFLSADLFNAGIRPAINVGISVSRVGSAAQIKAMKQVAGKSKLELAQFAELQAFAQFASALDKTSQNQLARGRRLRELLKQSQANPLPVEEQIATIYTGTRGYLDSLEIEQVNKFLDELRKHLKDTKPQFQEIISSSKTFTEQAEILLKEAIQEQLERFSLQ